Proteins encoded in a region of the Mucispirillum schaedleri ASF457 genome:
- the rapZ gene encoding RNase adapter RapZ, translating into MNNLSIIIITGLSGAGKSHAAKVFEDLGYYTIDNVPLPILEKVVELFYSLDNGITKVAFVIDSRAKDINLVYQFIKMLKDKYNATSIFMDASSETLIKRYKETRRKHPLGSDVSESIKKEITLMGNVKDISDIVLNTDNKSIHDLTKEIISIFAIHANDFIVTLQSFGFKNGVPTDADMMFDVRFMRNPHFDDGLRTMTGLNEEVQEYVKADESYHKFMEKLTDMVNMLIPLYVIEGKKYFNISIGCTGGKHRSVTVVENLAAALSNNSCNIRIKHRDIDK; encoded by the coding sequence ATGAATAACCTTTCCATAATAATCATAACAGGTCTTTCTGGTGCAGGTAAATCTCATGCTGCAAAAGTATTTGAAGATTTAGGATATTATACTATTGATAATGTGCCGCTGCCTATTCTTGAAAAAGTAGTAGAACTTTTTTATAGTCTAGATAATGGTATTACAAAGGTAGCTTTTGTTATAGATTCAAGAGCAAAAGATATCAATTTAGTTTATCAGTTTATTAAGATGCTTAAAGACAAATACAATGCAACATCTATTTTTATGGATGCATCAAGTGAAACTTTAATTAAAAGGTATAAAGAAACAAGACGCAAACATCCATTAGGAAGTGATGTTTCAGAATCTATTAAAAAAGAAATTACATTGATGGGTAATGTAAAAGATATTTCTGATATTGTTTTAAATACTGATAATAAAAGTATTCATGATTTAACAAAAGAAATAATCAGTATTTTTGCTATACATGCAAATGATTTTATAGTTACACTGCAGTCTTTTGGGTTTAAAAATGGTGTGCCTACTGATGCAGATATGATGTTTGATGTCCGTTTTATGCGTAACCCGCATTTTGACGATGGTCTTAGAACTATGACAGGCTTAAATGAGGAAGTGCAGGAGTATGTGAAAGCTGATGAAAGTTATCATAAATTTATGGAAAAGCTTACAGATATGGTGAATATGCTTATTCCTTTATATGTTATAGAGGGTAAAAAATATTTTAATATATCTATTGGCTGCACAGGTGGAAAACACAGGTCTGTAACTGTTGTTGAAAATTTAGCAGCTGCATTATCTAATAATTCATGTAATATAAGGATTAAACACAGAGATATTGATAAATAA
- a CDS encoding PTS sugar transporter subunit IIA, with amino-acid sequence MVIVILTHGMFGEELLHAAEMIIGRQDKVEVISIQGGVSMNDASLKLEDILKQYKMECCLVFTDMFGGSPSNISMAYLDKDMVEVISGVNLPMLLKAFTMRMDSSNTLDQIAKESAAAGRNSIKVAGELLNTK; translated from the coding sequence ATGGTAATTGTTATATTAACACATGGAATGTTTGGTGAGGAGCTTCTTCATGCTGCTGAAATGATTATTGGAAGGCAGGATAAAGTAGAAGTTATATCTATACAAGGTGGAGTATCAATGAATGATGCTTCTTTAAAATTAGAGGATATTTTAAAGCAGTATAAAATGGAATGCTGTCTTGTATTTACAGATATGTTTGGAGGAAGTCCTTCTAATATCTCAATGGCATATTTAGATAAAGATATGGTTGAAGTTATATCTGGCGTTAATCTGCCAATGCTTTTAAAAGCATTCACTATGCGTATGGATAGTTCTAACACTCTTGACCAAATAGCTAAAGAATCAGCAGCAGCTGGACGAAATAGTATAAAAGTTGCAGGAGAATTACTTAATACAAAATGA
- a CDS encoding PTS sugar transporter subunit IIB — protein MKHIIYRVDDRFIHGQVLEGWVNYLHIKDIMIVNDIIANDSIRASIYQSTLPSGSKFSVYTVNDFCEKKPYLKNKKKFTLILLGSVDDLLKIKETFSSNIYFNIGCVADITHEVCINDSVFLSLNDFQKLQILSENYDIYFHKVPWEKPVIFSNHKRA, from the coding sequence ATGAAACATATAATATACAGAGTAGATGATAGATTTATACATGGTCAGGTATTAGAGGGCTGGGTAAATTATCTGCATATTAAAGATATTATGATTGTTAATGATATTATAGCTAATGATAGTATTCGTGCATCTATTTATCAAAGCACTCTTCCTTCTGGCTCAAAATTCTCTGTATATACTGTAAATGATTTTTGTGAGAAGAAACCTTATCTTAAAAACAAGAAAAAATTTACATTAATTTTGCTTGGCTCTGTTGATGATTTATTAAAAATAAAAGAAACTTTTTCATCAAATATATATTTTAATATAGGCTGTGTTGCAGATATCACTCATGAGGTTTGTATTAATGACAGTGTATTTTTATCATTAAATGATTTTCAAAAATTACAAATTTTATCTGAAAATTATGATATTTACTTCCATAAAGTGCCGTGGGAAAAGCCTGTAATTTTTTCCAATCATAAAAGAGCGTAG
- a CDS encoding PTS sugar transporter subunit IIC produces the protein MGEISIWQIIFLIIFSGFISVDRFAGLNIMISRPIIVSGIIGIVFNDIYAALMIGLIFEFIGMLEVPVGTTIVHDDSFGGYAGASAVLIGYVSPDAFNILTVIFIVSLLIYPVTLSDKWFREINRYLVQKSVVNNKAGNENELIALGIFLAFVRGVIVYNAGLIIVLIFINIMNNFEIYFTDLYKPVVALIIIAAFMSGYLLRFLIINRIYKVLLLALGIAAGWWII, from the coding sequence ATGGGAGAAATATCTATTTGGCAGATAATATTTCTTATTATTTTTTCAGGGTTTATTTCAGTAGACAGGTTTGCAGGTTTAAACATAATGATTTCCCGACCTATTATAGTTTCTGGAATTATTGGTATAGTATTTAATGATATTTATGCAGCACTGATGATAGGGCTTATATTTGAATTTATTGGCATGCTTGAAGTGCCTGTTGGGACAACTATTGTTCATGATGATTCATTTGGAGGTTATGCTGGAGCATCTGCTGTTCTTATTGGATATGTAAGCCCTGATGCTTTTAATATTTTGACTGTCATTTTTATTGTTTCTCTTTTAATATATCCTGTTACTTTATCAGATAAATGGTTTAGAGAAATAAACAGATACCTTGTCCAAAAAAGTGTTGTTAATAATAAAGCAGGCAATGAAAATGAACTGATTGCTTTAGGAATTTTTTTAGCTTTTGTTCGTGGTGTTATAGTTTATAATGCAGGACTTATTATTGTTTTAATATTTATCAATATTATGAATAATTTTGAGATTTATTTTACTGATCTTTATAAGCCAGTTGTTGCTCTGATAATTATAGCTGCTTTTATGTCTGGTTATTTATTAAGGTTTTTGATTATTAATAGAATATATAAAGTATTGCTGCTGGCATTAGGTATAGCTGCAGGCTGGTGGATAATATGA
- a CDS encoding PTS system mannose/fructose/sorbose family transporter subunit IID yields the protein MRKLIIFPTLLKSLFYQGNWNITNMQGTGFRWLLKDFFRNNKTELPSDFDSSPLYYFNTNPYLVTFILGLLLKETQEKSKIGDYDKIYSSALAALGDTFFWHSLRPFAFFVSIWAIVVNPVLLIILYLVVFNLFNIVFRVLGFYYGYTFGANVIFLFNKIGFNRWSTVFDAMTTFMAGIVIAYLIKYQYYEGFIHFVKLVLLFIVGIIISKWVRGPLELIIVTTILGVLLLFGV from the coding sequence ATGAGAAAATTAATTATATTTCCAACGCTTTTAAAAAGTTTGTTTTATCAGGGCAACTGGAATATTACAAATATGCAGGGAACTGGTTTCAGATGGCTTTTAAAAGATTTTTTTAGAAATAATAAAACAGAACTGCCGTCAGATTTTGATTCTTCACCACTTTATTATTTTAATACAAACCCTTATTTAGTGACTTTTATTTTAGGTCTTTTATTAAAAGAAACTCAGGAAAAAAGTAAAATAGGGGATTATGATAAAATTTATTCATCAGCTTTGGCAGCATTAGGTGATACTTTTTTTTGGCATTCATTAAGACCTTTTGCTTTTTTTGTTTCAATATGGGCAATAGTAGTAAATCCTGTATTATTAATAATTTTATACCTTGTTGTTTTTAATTTATTTAACATAGTTTTTAGAGTGCTTGGTTTTTATTATGGATATACATTTGGTGCAAATGTAATATTTTTATTTAATAAAATAGGCTTTAACAGGTGGAGCACTGTTTTTGATGCAATGACTACATTTATGGCAGGAATTGTAATAGCTTATTTGATTAAATATCAATATTACGAAGGATTTATACATTTTGTTAAATTAGTTTTATTATTTATTGTAGGCATAATAATTTCTAAATGGGTGAGAGGACCACTTGAATTAATAATTGTAACTACAATACTTGGAGTGCTGTTATTGTTTGGAGTGTAA
- a CDS encoding HPr family phosphocarrier protein: MSYTFEAVIKNKLGIHARIAALLVKTVNKYDAEAYIVFHGDKVNIKHLIDVISLSITQNSVVEINIYGKEAAQCSEELQQLIENSFGEMS; the protein is encoded by the coding sequence ATGAGCTATACATTTGAAGCAGTTATTAAAAATAAATTAGGAATACATGCACGCATTGCTGCATTATTGGTAAAAACTGTTAATAAATATGATGCAGAAGCATATATAGTTTTTCATGGTGATAAAGTGAATATAAAGCATTTAATAGATGTTATATCTTTATCTATTACTCAGAACTCTGTAGTAGAAATAAATATTTATGGAAAAGAAGCTGCTCAGTGCAGTGAAGAATTGCAGCAATTAATAGAGAATAGTTTTGGAGAAATGTCTTGA
- the ptsP gene encoding phosphoenolpyruvate--protein phosphotransferase produces the protein MIIKKGAVISNGIAIGKALVICRDKISVKGYRTQDTDTEIEKLYTAVSHTSKLLDQMQLLSKRYKELYDVYKLLLTDESFIGKAVSMIKEEKVNAEYALKKITDNLMNKLSISDNEYFQARMHDIKDIYMYLVRYMSNIVVENIEEADENSILIFNDFTVSDIDAMIKKKVKGFVSSSGNKMNHKSIIVRESGIVAVSNIKHTDTVIKTGDTVIVDGFLGYVSINPDETTLQKYKKKKDDYDNFLYSVKYEHDTTCKTKDGSIVSLYANINSNDELTYINVHGLNGVGLYRTEFLYINNGLLSEEEQYNIYKTALHVLHNKPLVIRTFDLGGDKISRFMPNSIEENPALGLRAVRYSMKYRDFFAAQIRAVLRAGTSGDIRLLLPMISSVDELLEVKSIIENEKKRLQEMNIPYRDNIPVGIMIEVPSTAAAIDRFIKYADFFSVGTNDLIQYMICVDRNNEDVSSLYSPVHPAILCTLKNIYDKVSESGKTISICGELAGDGRYIAVLIGLGYRSFSMNPRSSYMIRKMLSTFSADDCKSFVNILLSCDTIDEIEALITDFNGKQILSD, from the coding sequence TTGATTATTAAAAAGGGAGCAGTAATATCAAATGGTATTGCTATTGGTAAAGCATTAGTTATATGCCGTGATAAAATCAGTGTTAAAGGATATAGAACACAGGATACTGATACTGAAATAGAAAAACTGTATACTGCTGTTTCTCATACATCAAAACTTTTAGACCAGATGCAGCTTTTAAGTAAAAGATATAAAGAGCTTTATGATGTTTATAAACTTCTTTTAACTGATGAATCATTTATTGGAAAAGCTGTATCAATGATTAAAGAAGAAAAAGTTAATGCAGAGTATGCTTTAAAAAAAATAACTGATAATTTAATGAATAAGCTTTCCATTTCAGATAATGAGTATTTTCAGGCAAGAATGCATGATATAAAAGATATATATATGTATCTTGTTCGTTATATGTCAAATATTGTTGTAGAAAATATTGAAGAAGCAGATGAAAATTCTATTTTAATATTTAATGATTTTACTGTTTCAGATATTGATGCAATGATAAAAAAGAAAGTAAAAGGGTTTGTTTCTTCATCAGGCAATAAAATGAACCATAAAAGTATAATTGTAAGAGAATCAGGTATCGTTGCAGTTTCTAATATTAAACATACAGATACAGTCATAAAAACTGGTGATACAGTTATTGTTGATGGCTTTTTAGGTTATGTTTCTATTAATCCAGATGAAACAACATTACAAAAATATAAAAAGAAAAAAGATGACTATGATAATTTCTTATATTCAGTAAAATATGAGCATGATACAACTTGTAAAACAAAAGACGGCAGCATAGTTTCATTATATGCAAATATTAACAGTAATGATGAATTAACCTATATTAATGTGCATGGATTAAATGGAGTAGGGCTTTACAGAACTGAATTTTTATATATAAATAATGGACTTTTATCAGAAGAAGAACAGTATAATATATATAAAACAGCACTACATGTTTTACATAATAAACCACTTGTAATAAGAACTTTTGATTTAGGCGGAGATAAAATAAGCAGGTTTATGCCAAATTCTATAGAAGAAAACCCAGCACTTGGTCTTAGAGCTGTAAGATACAGTATGAAATACAGAGATTTTTTTGCTGCACAAATAAGGGCTGTTTTAAGAGCCGGCACTTCTGGTGATATACGACTGCTGCTGCCTATGATATCATCAGTTGATGAACTGCTGGAAGTAAAATCTATTATTGAAAATGAAAAAAAACGATTACAGGAAATGAATATTCCATACAGGGATAATATACCTGTTGGAATAATGATTGAAGTGCCATCTACTGCTGCTGCAATTGACAGATTTATTAAATATGCAGATTTTTTTAGTGTAGGAACAAATGACCTGATTCAATATATGATTTGTGTAGATAGAAATAATGAAGATGTAAGCAGCCTTTATTCGCCTGTGCATCCTGCAATTCTTTGCACTTTAAAAAATATTTATGATAAAGTTTCTGAATCAGGTAAAACAATATCAATATGCGGAGAACTGGCAGGTGATGGCAGGTATATTGCAGTATTAATTGGGCTTGGATACCGCTCATTTAGTATGAATCCTCGCTCTTCTTATATGATAAGAAAAATGCTTTCAACTTTTAGTGCTGATGACTGTAAAAGTTTTGTAAATATATTATTAAGCTGTGATACAATAGATGAAATTGAAGCATTAATTACTGATTTTAATGGGAAACAAATTTTGTCTGATTAA
- a CDS encoding HlyD family secretion protein codes for MKKVIILLIVIAVLAIGFFAGYRYLYKKADSVFKLSGEIQMTQVDVAFKVSGTISHRYFSEGMSVKKDQLLAELNNETYLTQQKMAQANEEAAKWGLEELKATLKKSGTTNNNLLEKTQAQLDAASANRELANYQLSYTKLNSPLDGIILAAYKEEGEVIAAGAPVFSIGDPNKLWLRTYLPETKTDTVKLGQKMIIKIDSMPNEKFEGKVVFISDKAEFTPKQIYTTEERVKLVYKVKIEIADTKGILKPGIPADAFLEE; via the coding sequence ATGAAAAAAGTGATTATTTTACTTATTGTTATTGCAGTATTGGCAATAGGATTTTTTGCTGGATATAGATATTTATATAAAAAAGCTGATAGTGTTTTTAAACTTTCTGGCGAAATACAGATGACACAGGTTGATGTTGCTTTTAAAGTATCTGGCACTATTTCTCACCGATATTTTTCAGAAGGTATGTCTGTTAAAAAAGACCAGCTTCTTGCAGAATTAAATAATGAAACATATTTAACACAGCAAAAAATGGCACAAGCTAATGAAGAAGCAGCTAAATGGGGATTAGAAGAATTAAAAGCCACTTTAAAAAAATCAGGCACAACTAATAATAATTTATTAGAGAAAACTCAGGCTCAGTTAGATGCTGCTTCTGCAAACAGAGAGTTGGCTAATTATCAGTTATCATATACTAAACTTAATTCACCATTAGATGGTATAATTTTAGCTGCTTATAAAGAAGAAGGGGAAGTTATTGCAGCAGGAGCACCTGTATTTTCTATTGGAGATCCAAATAAACTGTGGCTTAGAACATATCTTCCTGAAACAAAAACTGACACTGTTAAATTAGGTCAAAAAATGATAATAAAAATTGACAGTATGCCAAATGAAAAATTTGAAGGCAAAGTTGTTTTCATTTCTGATAAAGCAGAGTTTACTCCAAAACAGATTTATACTACAGAAGAAAGAGTAAAACTTGTTTATAAAGTTAAAATAGAAATTGCAGATACAAAAGGTATCTTAAAACCAGGTATTCCAGCAGATGCATTTTTAGAGGAATAA
- a CDS encoding ABC transporter ATP-binding protein, whose protein sequence is MPKSELIISENLSKSFGDNHALVDFSLSVKQGEISGIVGPDGAGKTTAMRILSTVSLPDSGTLFINGVNALTDYRGARKSIGYMSQKFGLYIDMSVEENINFFADLQGVPKSEIDDRKKMLLTASGMYQFRSRLAGRLSGGMKQKLALCCALIHEPKVLILDEPTNGVDPVSRREFWQILNRFASDGTAIVYATSYLDEAERCNTINLMNKGCVIAGGHLEYLQSLPEIDVIEIKGETVRNIIDMIPAKYGQIWSFGSALHIHAPKGRNYAESLKTLLNNNYEISVIYPSLEDIFTYLTYKGDING, encoded by the coding sequence ATGCCTAAATCAGAATTGATTATTTCTGAAAACTTATCAAAATCTTTTGGAGATAACCATGCGTTAGTAGATTTTTCTCTATCAGTTAAGCAGGGAGAAATTTCTGGTATTGTAGGTCCTGATGGTGCAGGCAAAACTACAGCTATGCGTATATTATCTACTGTCTCACTTCCTGACAGTGGCACATTATTCATTAATGGTGTAAATGCCTTAACTGATTACCGCGGAGCAAGAAAAAGTATTGGTTATATGAGCCAGAAATTTGGTTTGTATATTGATATGAGTGTAGAAGAAAATATTAATTTCTTTGCAGATTTGCAGGGTGTTCCTAAATCGGAAATAGATGATAGAAAAAAAATGCTTTTAACAGCAAGTGGAATGTATCAGTTTCGTTCAAGGCTTGCAGGCAGGCTTTCAGGTGGTATGAAACAGAAGCTTGCATTGTGCTGTGCCTTAATCCATGAACCAAAAGTATTAATTTTAGATGAGCCTACAAATGGTGTAGACCCTGTATCTCGCAGAGAATTCTGGCAGATATTAAACAGGTTTGCTTCAGACGGCACAGCTATTGTATATGCTACAAGTTATCTTGACGAGGCAGAAAGATGCAATACTATTAACTTAATGAATAAAGGATGTGTTATTGCAGGCGGTCATTTAGAATATCTTCAGTCACTTCCTGAAATTGATGTTATAGAAATAAAAGGGGAAACAGTCCGCAACATAATAGATATGATACCTGCAAAATATGGTCAAATATGGTCTTTTGGCTCAGCTTTACATATACATGCTCCAAAGGGCAGAAATTATGCAGAAAGTCTTAAAACATTATTAAATAACAATTATGAAATATCAGTAATATATCCTTCGTTAGAAGACATTTTTACATACCTTACATATAAAGGTGATATAAATGGATAA
- a CDS encoding ABC transporter ATP-binding protein: MDNIAVSVKNLTKKFGDFTAVSDVTFDVNKGEIFGFLGANGAGKSTTIRMLCGILPPTSGTGIIAGYDVLKNPGMVRQNIGYMSQKFSLYGELTVYENMKFFAKLYSVAGKNINDAVNEAVEQVKLNGYEHVKTKSLSSGIKQRLSLACAIIHKPQIIFLDEPTSGVDPVSRRNFWDLIYNFASIGVTIFVTTHYMDEAEYCDRIAMISSGTLKEIGTPEELKTTKMIWNVYKIKGFGLYDVAQAILRMENVFDVGLLSDSIRILSSNLTPDDIMKYLDKNGYKGYIVEQAEAVLEDVFVSFARGQN; encoded by the coding sequence ATGGATAATATTGCTGTTTCTGTTAAAAATCTAACAAAAAAATTTGGTGATTTTACTGCTGTATCAGATGTTACTTTTGATGTGAATAAAGGTGAAATTTTTGGTTTTTTAGGTGCAAATGGTGCAGGTAAGTCTACTACTATTAGAATGTTATGCGGTATTTTACCGCCCACATCAGGCACAGGCATTATTGCAGGATATGATGTTTTAAAAAATCCCGGAATGGTCAGGCAGAATATTGGCTATATGAGTCAAAAATTTTCTTTATATGGTGAGCTTACAGTTTATGAAAATATGAAATTTTTTGCAAAATTATATTCTGTTGCAGGTAAAAATATAAATGATGCAGTAAATGAAGCTGTTGAGCAGGTAAAATTAAATGGCTATGAGCATGTGAAAACTAAAAGTCTTTCATCTGGTATAAAGCAAAGGCTTTCTTTAGCATGTGCTATTATTCATAAACCACAGATTATTTTTCTGGATGAACCTACATCAGGTGTTGACCCTGTATCAAGACGCAATTTTTGGGATTTAATTTATAATTTTGCATCAATTGGTGTTACAATATTTGTAACAACTCACTATATGGATGAAGCCGAATATTGTGATAGAATAGCAATGATTAGTTCTGGAACATTAAAAGAAATAGGCACACCAGAAGAGCTTAAAACAACTAAAATGATATGGAATGTTTATAAAATTAAAGGGTTTGGGTTATATGATGTAGCTCAAGCTATACTAAGAATGGAAAATGTTTTTGATGTTGGGCTGCTTTCTGATTCTATTCGTATTTTATCATCTAATTTAACACCTGATGATATAATGAAATATTTAGATAAAAATGGCTATAAAGGCTATATTGTTGAACAGGCAGAAGCTGTATTAGAAGATGTGTTTGTTAGCTTTGCAAGAGGTCAAAACTAA
- a CDS encoding ABC transporter permease yields MSIRRIKAISYKEFIHLFRDIRSLMVIILVPVILLILFGYALKLDVENVSIGVLDFSNSEKSREYTANFNATSAFNVNYHLSTYKEAEYLLDTNKIKMILVIKSDFEKELNTNYNTKVQVIIDGSDITTASSIMNYVAGITAQYNKSFIEYILRNNQINVSFGKVIPEIRYWFNEDMRSVNYLFPGLVAIIMSVVAGFLTSLTISREWETGTMEQLIPTPVTEGEVITGKLLTYFLIGLIDVIIYIFMGEFLFHVPLMGNTLLVFLFATIFLMCMLSFGIFVSIVMKSQLASSQVTTTTTMLPAFLLSGFVFDINNMPVVIQWITYLFPARYFVDILRGLYLKGVGIEYLYVNAGFLIFYSVILLVLCRLLFKLRA; encoded by the coding sequence ATGAGTATAAGAAGAATAAAAGCTATCAGCTATAAAGAATTTATTCATCTGTTCCGTGATATTAGAAGTCTTATGGTTATAATCCTTGTGCCTGTCATACTTCTTATACTTTTTGGATATGCGTTAAAGCTTGATGTGGAAAATGTAAGTATAGGTGTTCTTGATTTTTCTAACAGTGAAAAAAGCAGAGAATATACTGCAAATTTTAATGCAACCAGTGCATTTAATGTGAACTATCATTTATCTACTTACAAAGAAGCAGAATATCTGCTTGATACAAATAAAATCAAAATGATACTTGTAATTAAAAGTGATTTTGAAAAAGAGCTGAATACAAATTATAATACAAAAGTTCAGGTAATTATTGATGGCAGTGATATTACAACAGCGTCATCCATTATGAATTATGTGGCAGGTATTACTGCTCAGTATAATAAGTCATTTATAGAATATATTTTAAGAAATAATCAGATAAATGTTTCTTTTGGAAAAGTTATTCCTGAGATTAGATACTGGTTTAATGAAGATATGAGAAGTGTAAACTATCTTTTTCCTGGTCTAGTTGCTATTATTATGTCAGTTGTTGCTGGTTTTTTAACATCTTTAACTATTTCTCGTGAATGGGAAACAGGCACAATGGAGCAGCTTATCCCTACACCTGTTACAGAAGGGGAAGTAATAACAGGGAAACTTTTAACTTATTTTTTAATAGGCTTAATAGATGTTATTATATATATATTTATGGGAGAGTTTCTTTTCCATGTTCCTTTAATGGGAAATACATTATTAGTATTTTTATTTGCAACAATATTTTTAATGTGTATGCTTTCTTTTGGTATTTTTGTAAGTATTGTTATGAAAAGCCAGTTAGCATCAAGTCAGGTAACAACAACAACAACAATGCTTCCAGCATTTTTACTTTCAGGATTTGTTTTTGATATTAATAATATGCCTGTAGTTATTCAATGGATAACATATCTTTTCCCAGCAAGATATTTTGTAGATATTTTAAGGGGACTTTATTTAAAAGGTGTTGGAATAGAATATTTATATGTTAATGCAGGCTTTTTAATATTTTATTCTGTCATACTGCTTGTGCTGTGCAGACTGTTATTTAAATTGAGAGCATAA
- a CDS encoding ABC transporter permease, protein MKNIMNRLIAMLYKEFIYLIRDKKMRIIIIAVPIIQAVLLGYAVNMDLKEVKTAVVNMDNSIESNEFIDSFFSSNIFTPVSAANMHQAEELVLGGKALMIIVIPKGFSVQLKNDKTAPVQVILDATNSVNAGMASGYIVNLITKYNTEYIESKTGYKNSMGVDVEYRTWFNNNFESKNFFVPSMLAMLLIIVTVMLSGMAIVQEKESGTLEQLTVSPITAWEFIIGKSIPFAIVSFIDVLLIIAISVFWFGIKVTGSFSLLLFASVLYIMCTLGIGLLISAISATQQQATMSMFMIIFPVILLSGFAFPIVNMPEVIQWVTYINPMRYYLDIIVGVFLKGLYFDRLQDPVFALFILSVLYIGLAALYLRKKLN, encoded by the coding sequence ATGAAAAATATAATGAACCGATTAATAGCGATGCTTTATAAAGAGTTTATTTACCTTATTCGCGATAAAAAAATGCGTATAATAATTATTGCTGTGCCAATAATACAGGCTGTTTTACTTGGTTATGCAGTTAATATGGATTTGAAGGAAGTAAAAACAGCAGTTGTTAATATGGATAATTCTATAGAAAGTAATGAATTTATTGATTCTTTTTTTTCAAGCAATATATTTACACCAGTTTCAGCTGCTAATATGCATCAGGCAGAAGAACTTGTGCTTGGTGGCAAAGCATTAATGATAATAGTTATTCCAAAAGGATTTTCTGTGCAGCTTAAAAATGACAAAACAGCACCTGTGCAGGTGATTTTAGATGCTACCAACTCTGTTAATGCAGGTATGGCTTCAGGATATATTGTGAACCTTATTACAAAATATAATACAGAATATATTGAAAGTAAAACTGGTTATAAAAACAGTATGGGAGTAGATGTAGAGTATAGAACATGGTTTAATAATAATTTTGAAAGTAAAAATTTCTTTGTGCCATCTATGCTTGCTATGCTTTTAATTATTGTTACAGTAATGCTTTCAGGTATGGCTATAGTGCAGGAAAAGGAATCTGGCACATTAGAGCAGCTTACAGTAAGCCCTATAACTGCATGGGAGTTTATTATAGGTAAAAGTATACCATTTGCTATAGTGAGTTTTATTGATGTATTATTAATCATTGCTATTTCTGTATTTTGGTTTGGTATAAAAGTAACAGGCAGTTTTTCACTGCTGCTTTTTGCATCAGTTTTATATATAATGTGTACATTAGGTATTGGTCTTTTAATTTCTGCAATCAGTGCTACTCAGCAGCAGGCAACAATGAGTATGTTTATGATAATATTCCCAGTAATACTTCTTTCTGGCTTTGCATTTCCAATAGTAAATATGCCAGAAGTAATACAGTGGGTAACATATATTAACCCAATGCGGTATTATCTTGATATAATTGTAGGTGTATTTTTAAAAGGTCTTTATTTTGACAGGCTTCAAGACCCTGTATTTGCATTATTTATATTAAGTGTGTTATATATTGGTCTTGCAGCTTTATATTTAAGAAAAAAATTAAATTAG
- a CDS encoding TfoX/Sxy family protein, translating to MSSSKEYLNFILDCLSNLDNITYKSMMGEYLIYYEGKNIAGIYDNRLLLKNTDNLSSIMDEFILEKPYPNAKDMVVADNLEDSEYLANIFNFLYDRLPFPKKKK from the coding sequence ATGTCTTCATCAAAAGAATATCTTAATTTTATTTTAGACTGTTTATCAAATTTAGATAATATAACATATAAATCTATGATGGGTGAGTATCTTATATATTATGAAGGTAAAAATATTGCAGGTATTTATGATAACAGACTTCTTCTAAAAAATACTGATAATCTTTCATCTATTATGGATGAATTTATTCTTGAAAAACCTTATCCAAATGCAAAAGATATGGTAGTGGCTGATAATTTAGAAGATAGTGAATATTTAGCAAATATATTTAATTTTTTATATGACAGACTGCCATTTCCAAAAAAGAAAAAATAG